AGCATTTTCACTTATATCACCTTCTTGAAGGACCTGATTATAATGGAAAAATTGATTATAGCAAATATGGAAATCTAAAAAGGAAATCAATTGAACAATACGTTTCTAATTGTGATTTAGTAATGTTTAAACGGTTAATTGATGTTTGTTATGACATAAATTGTTTTAATGATTACAATGCTTGTGAAATTGGAAAAGGGTTAGGTATTGCCTTTAATGCTATTTCTCACAAAAAAGATTGCTATGTTGATGCAATTAAGTATTACATAGAAAAAGATACCCCATACAATTTGCATCCATATTGCTTAGTAAGTGTTCTTTTTTCCTTGTTAACTGATTCGGAAGTGTATAATCTAATTGTTGGTAGTGAATACAAGCAAAAAAATGCGTGGTTATACGCTTATTATCATGAATTACCATCAGAGTTAATTACAGAAAAACATTTATATGGACTTTATGAATTTTTGGAAGATACTTCTGATGGAATTATTACTTCAACATCATTACGTGATGTGGATTTTTTTGAGAAGTACAGTGTTGTAGACGAAGATGCTTTGATAAAGGGCTGCAAAATTATTTTAACTAAAATGGAATATTCACCATTTATAGTGCATATTTATTTTGATTTGCTATTTGATTACATTCATAATACACCACGGGATGTTATCCGAAAATTTAATAGAAACTTGGAGCTGCTCGAAGAAATCTATTGCACAATGTTGTCATACGATAGCAATCATGATTATAATGGCAAATTCTTAAAAGAGCTTTATTTGGTTAGACCATCTGTGTTGGATGAGTATATTGATTATTTAGTTAATAAAAACAGAGGTGCTTTTAGTGATCATCAAGAAATGCATAGATGTTTCTTTGAATTGGATGATTTCTTAGAAATTTATAATACGATTTTTATACAACTAATAAAAAATTGTCAGTATCCCACAATTTCTGTGCCGTATTTTTTGGAGTCCATACTGTTACCAGTTCAAAATGAGCAAAACTTATTAGAAAGACAAGATGAGTGGATTCGAAAATGTATTCAACTGTTCTCTAATGATGGAACAAAGATGCATTGTTTGTTTTCGGTTATATCCAAATTGAAAATAGAAAGAAAAAAAGAATATGTTCTGCTGTTCCTTGAGAATAATCAATTATTTGAAGACTTTAAGAGGATTCCTTTAACTCCTATGACATGGGGTTGGTCAGGAAGTGTGGTACCTATGTATTCTGGTTGGATTAAATTTCTCGAATTGTTGCTTTCAAACTTCACAGGTTTAAAGTGGATAAAGCATAAAAATTATGTTGAAACAAAAATTAGTTTTTTAAAAAAGCAAATTGAATCTGAACAGGTTGAAGAAATTTTAAGAGGATGATCTTTCAATCATATTAGATATTTATATGGTGCATTTAGAAGTGTAAATTAATAAAAACTTGGCGTAATTCAAAAAATGTTTGCAAATGAATAAAGCTTATTGTATAATACGAGTATAATAACAACAGGAGGATAATCATGAATACAGTCGATACTGCGAATAAAATCTGTAAATTCAGCAGTTCTGTGTCCAAAAATGGTATTTTTGCGCATTGCGGGAGAAGTGCGTCCATTTTTAGGCTGAATACAGACGATTGTATAAATCTATGATGTCTTTGCAGTGTAATAAATATAATTATATTATATGTATTAACCATGGACTCTGATTTATTTTGAGTCTTTTTATATTGCTATAAATTTGATGCCTTTCTCCATAAGCCTCAGATGATTATTTCTTTGTTTATCCAAAGAAATGTCAATAGGGCTTTTTTGTTTTTTAAAATAAATTTGGAGGAATTAACATTGAACATAAAATTAAAACGAAATATATCAATAGGTTATGCATATAATTTTTTCTTGCAGTTGAATATTACTTCTGCTATTTGGGTTTTATATCTTTCATTTAAAGGAATGACACTAGCTGAAATTGGAATTCTTGAATCACTTTACCACATAACCGGGTTGCTCTTGGAGTTACCAAGCGGTGCTTTGGCAGATTTGAAAGGAAGAAAGTTCTGTGTTGTGGCAGGCAGAGTGGTTGAATTAGTATCATGTTATCTTATGATGACGTCAAACAGCTTTTTTGGTTTTGCAGTTTCTTTTATTTTAAGCAGCGCTGCGATGAATTTAAATTCAGGTGCAGCGGAAGCACTAATCTATGACAGCTTGAAAGAGCTGGGGGAAGAAGAAAAGTACAAAAAAATATGGGGTCAGTTAGTATTTGCCATGTCTATTGCGCAGGGTGTTGCAGTTTTGCTTGGCGGAATTTTAGCTGATGTTAGGTTCTTGTATGCATATATGTTAGGAATGGTTGTACAGACGGTAGCATTATTATTATCCATAAGATTTACCGAGCCGCCAATTCATAACAAAGGCATTGAAAAAGATAATGAAAAAAACGAACAAGAAAAATTAATCATTAAGCAAGTAAAAACAAGTATTAGTGTTATAAGAAAAAGAAAAATTGTATTGTATATAATATTATTTTCGGCTTTGCTGGGAAGCCTTCAAACAACTGTGTTTTTTTATAGCCAGAAATATTTTTTCGATATTGGTTTTACAAAGACCATGATTGCTGTCATTTGCGCAACTGGAAGTCTAATTGAAGCAATAAGCTCAAAGTATGCTTATATTTTAGAAAGCAGGCTTAAATTAAAAGGGACTTTGATAACCGTATCTTCTGTGAATATATTTGCTTTAGCCGGTTTGACATTGTTCAAAGACTTATCTGTATTTTTTTATCTGCTGACCGCTGTTTCAGGAGGTCTTGCATTTACGATACTCAGCGACTATATAAATACCGAAATTCCGTCTGAATACAGGGCAACAATATTGTCATTTGACAGTTTGTGTTTCAGCATATTTATGATATGCATATTTCCGCTGTTTGGATTAACAGCCGATTACGCAG
Above is a window of Sedimentibacter sp. MB35-C1 DNA encoding:
- a CDS encoding MFS transporter, with product MNIKLKRNISIGYAYNFFLQLNITSAIWVLYLSFKGMTLAEIGILESLYHITGLLLELPSGALADLKGRKFCVVAGRVVELVSCYLMMTSNSFFGFAVSFILSSAAMNLNSGAAEALIYDSLKELGEEEKYKKIWGQLVFAMSIAQGVAVLLGGILADVRFLYAYMLGMVVQTVALLLSIRFTEPPIHNKGIEKDNEKNEQEKLIIKQVKTSISVIRKRKIVLYIILFSALLGSLQTTVFFYSQKYFFDIGFTKTMIAVICATGSLIEAISSKYAYILESRLKLKGTLITVSSVNIFALAGLTLFKDLSVFFYLLTAVSGGLAFTILSDYINTEIPSEYRATILSFDSLCFSIFMICIFPLFGLTADYAGFSATFGVTAIIYIPIMVFLINKLLKQNRKDTAVSNSAIS